One segment of Gilliamella sp. ESL0441 DNA contains the following:
- a CDS encoding integration host factor subunit alpha, whose translation MTLTKADIADRLADKFDIDRQEAKVLVELFFEEIRVALEKGEPVKLSGFGNFTIRDKNSRPGRNPKTGESVDISARRVVTFRPGIKFRARVEKNLTI comes from the coding sequence ATGACATTAACTAAAGCTGATATTGCAGATCGTCTTGCCGATAAATTTGATATTGATCGTCAAGAAGCTAAAGTCCTTGTTGAACTTTTTTTTGAAGAGATTCGAGTGGCTTTAGAAAAAGGGGAGCCTGTAAAATTATCTGGATTTGGTAATTTCACTATTCGTGATAAAAATTCACGTCCAGGGAGAAACCCAAAAACAGGTGAGAGTGTAGATATTTCTGCTCGCAGGGTTGTTACTTTTAGACCGGGTATTAAATTTAGAGCTCGTGTAGAAAAAAATCTAACAATCTAA
- the pheT gene encoding phenylalanine--tRNA ligase subunit beta has translation MKFSESWLREWINPEISSEMLADQLTMAGLEVDDVEEVAGNFSGVVVGKVVECKQHPNADKLRVTKVDIGKPELLDIVCGAPNCRQGLTVACATIGAILPGDFKIKAAKLRGEPSEGMLCSYSELGISEDHNGIIELPDNAPLGQDIREYLNLNDVSIDISVTPNRADCFGIIGVARDISAVNNIPMKSLQVESVPATISDTLSIQIDEPKAAPRYLGRIIKNINVNALTPLWMKEKLRRGGIRSIDAVVDITNFVLLELGHPMHAFDLAEIEKGIIVRYARKNEKVVLLNGNETELNDQTLVIADHNKILALAGIMGGEKSGVTQSTKDIFLESAFFAPLAITGKAREYGLHTEASHRYERGVDPALQNIAMERATQLIIDICGGEVGPIIEKISPTELPKPANLQLRRNKIDSIIGYAIDTQKITDILERLGCKVNYKDEIWSVEAPSWRFDLQIEEDLVEEIARIYGYNNIPNANLKIESIMKPKPEGQVSLRRIKDLLVDKGYQEAVTYSFVDPKVQQILHPDFNQIQLPNPISSEMSAMRLSLWTGLLDAVLYNQNRQQSRIRLFETGLRFIPDENCEFGVRQEQMLSGVITGNLYEEHWTLPKKSVDFYDLKGDIESILAILGCAEKVRYEKSELSALHPGQSAAIYINDDIIGYFGVLHPEIEKKLSLNSKTLVFEINLAKISSKEVPLAQDISKYPSNKRDIAIVVSNKIPAAEIISECKRAGGEHLIKVNLFDVYQGDNIKEDEKSLAISLILQDKSRTLEEEDITNIVSRCVTALQIRFKALLRE, from the coding sequence ATGAAATTTAGTGAAAGTTGGCTACGTGAATGGATCAATCCAGAAATAAGTAGCGAGATGTTAGCTGATCAATTAACCATGGCTGGTTTAGAAGTTGATGATGTTGAGGAAGTGGCTGGTAACTTTTCAGGAGTTGTAGTCGGGAAGGTTGTTGAATGTAAGCAACATCCAAATGCAGATAAGCTACGAGTCACCAAAGTAGATATTGGTAAACCAGAACTACTCGATATTGTTTGCGGTGCTCCAAATTGTCGTCAAGGTTTAACCGTTGCTTGTGCAACCATTGGTGCAATATTACCCGGTGATTTTAAAATTAAAGCAGCTAAGTTACGTGGAGAGCCATCAGAAGGGATGCTTTGTTCTTACTCAGAACTTGGTATATCAGAAGATCATAATGGCATAATTGAATTACCAGATAATGCACCTTTAGGACAAGATATTCGTGAATATCTAAATCTTAACGATGTTTCAATTGACATCAGTGTAACGCCAAATAGGGCTGATTGTTTTGGTATTATTGGTGTTGCTCGTGATATTTCAGCAGTGAATAATATTCCAATGAAATCACTTCAAGTTGAAAGCGTGCCTGCAACAATTTCAGATACATTATCCATCCAAATTGATGAGCCTAAAGCTGCGCCTCGTTATTTAGGGCGTATTATTAAAAATATCAACGTAAACGCATTAACCCCTCTTTGGATGAAAGAAAAACTACGTCGAGGCGGTATACGTTCTATTGATGCTGTTGTCGATATAACAAATTTTGTTTTGTTAGAGCTTGGCCATCCAATGCATGCTTTTGATCTTGCCGAAATAGAAAAGGGCATTATTGTGCGATATGCTCGCAAAAATGAAAAAGTTGTTTTACTTAATGGCAATGAAACTGAATTAAATGATCAAACTTTAGTTATTGCTGACCATAATAAAATACTTGCCTTAGCCGGTATTATGGGTGGCGAAAAATCTGGTGTTACTCAATCAACGAAAGATATTTTTCTTGAATCGGCTTTCTTTGCACCGTTAGCAATTACAGGAAAAGCTCGGGAATATGGTCTACATACTGAAGCTTCTCATCGTTATGAAAGAGGGGTTGATCCTGCTTTACAAAATATTGCTATGGAAAGAGCAACACAACTTATTATTGATATTTGTGGTGGTGAGGTAGGACCTATTATTGAGAAAATAAGTCCAACTGAACTACCAAAACCAGCTAACCTACAACTTCGTCGAAATAAAATTGATAGTATAATTGGTTATGCAATTGATACACAAAAAATCACGGATATTTTAGAAAGACTTGGATGTAAAGTTAATTATAAAGATGAAATTTGGTCAGTTGAAGCACCTAGTTGGCGTTTTGATCTTCAAATAGAAGAAGATCTGGTTGAAGAGATTGCACGTATTTATGGATACAACAATATCCCAAATGCAAACTTAAAAATTGAATCAATAATGAAACCAAAACCAGAAGGTCAAGTTTCATTACGAAGAATAAAAGATTTATTAGTTGATAAAGGTTATCAAGAAGCTGTTACTTATAGTTTTGTTGATCCTAAAGTTCAACAAATTTTGCATCCTGATTTTAATCAAATTCAACTGCCTAATCCTATTTCTAGTGAAATGTCGGCAATGCGATTATCATTATGGACTGGTTTATTAGATGCAGTGTTATATAATCAAAATCGTCAACAATCTAGAATTAGATTATTTGAAACCGGTTTGCGATTTATACCTGATGAAAATTGTGAATTTGGTGTTCGACAAGAACAAATGCTATCGGGTGTTATAACCGGTAATTTGTATGAAGAACATTGGACATTACCGAAAAAAAGTGTTGATTTTTATGATCTGAAGGGAGATATTGAATCAATTCTTGCAATTTTAGGTTGTGCAGAAAAAGTCCGTTATGAAAAATCGGAACTGTCTGCGTTACACCCAGGTCAAAGTGCAGCAATTTACATAAATGATGATATTATCGGTTATTTTGGTGTTTTACACCCAGAAATTGAAAAAAAATTATCTTTAAATAGTAAAACGCTTGTTTTTGAAATAAATTTAGCTAAAATTAGCAGTAAAGAAGTACCTTTAGCTCAGGACATATCAAAGTATCCGTCAAACAAGCGAGATATTGCTATTGTCGTTTCAAATAAAATTCCAGCAGCGGAAATTATTTCTGAGTGTAAAAGGGCTGGTGGTGAGCACCTAATAAAAGTTAATCTGTTTGATGTTTATCAAGGCGATAACATTAAGGAAGATGAGAAAAGCCTTGCTATCAGTTTGATTTTACAAGACAAATCACGTACACTTGAAGAAGAAGATATAACAAACATTGTAAGCAGATGTGTTACTGCTTTACAAATTCGTTTTAAAGCCCTATTAAGAGAATAA
- the htpX gene encoding protease HtpX, which produces MLRVGLFILTNLAVMFVFGIILSILGVDAHSTLGLLIFAGIFGFGGSLISLLLSKTMALKSVNGKLINHPANTQEQWLLDIVHRQASQLDLKMPDVAIYQANDMNAFATGASKNNSLVAVSSGLLNTMSQDEAEAVIAHEMSHIANGDMVTMTLLQGVLNTFVIFIARLLASFATQATDDRNRGSSQMFYYLIVMVFETVFGILASIIIMWFSRHREFHADAGSAKLVGANKMIAALEKLKTSYEPEEDSSIMAFCINGAKKIKISELFMSHPPLDKRISALKAQTYLN; this is translated from the coding sequence ATGTTGCGAGTTGGATTATTTATTTTAACTAACTTAGCGGTAATGTTTGTATTTGGAATCATTCTTAGTATATTGGGTGTTGATGCTCATAGCACTTTAGGTCTATTAATATTTGCCGGTATATTTGGCTTTGGTGGTTCATTGATATCACTATTACTTTCCAAAACAATGGCATTAAAATCGGTTAATGGAAAACTGATTAATCATCCAGCAAATACCCAAGAACAATGGTTGTTGGATATTGTTCACCGTCAAGCATCGCAACTGGATCTAAAAATGCCTGATGTGGCTATTTACCAGGCTAATGATATGAATGCTTTTGCAACAGGCGCAAGTAAAAATAATTCATTAGTCGCAGTGAGTTCAGGTTTATTAAATACAATGTCACAAGATGAAGCTGAAGCTGTCATTGCTCACGAAATGAGTCATATTGCTAATGGGGATATGGTCACAATGACTTTATTACAGGGTGTACTTAACACTTTTGTTATTTTTATTGCTAGACTATTAGCATCATTTGCTACTCAAGCAACGGATGATCGTAATCGTGGTTCATCTCAAATGTTTTATTATCTAATTGTTATGGTATTTGAAACGGTTTTTGGTATTTTAGCGAGCATTATAATAATGTGGTTTTCCCGTCACCGTGAATTCCATGCAGATGCTGGTTCAGCAAAATTGGTAGGTGCAAATAAAATGATTGCAGCGTTAGAAAAGTTAAAAACAAGTTATGAACCTGAAGAAGATTCATCGATAATGGCATTTTGTATAAATGGGGCGAAAAAAATTAAAATTTCAGAACTGTTTATGTCTCATC